From the genome of Haloferax mediterranei ATCC 33500, one region includes:
- a CDS encoding winged helix-turn-helix transcriptional regulator, which produces MSVPKDDSEEKDILSEEECQVIDSISQLGSQWRLLVLYDLQHSEKRFNELKRSTGASSRTLSRVLDDLQELGYVNRRLEEDAPVATYYSLTTKGESLCPVFDELENWTREWAGESAADANPTD; this is translated from the coding sequence ATGTCGGTACCAAAAGACGATTCGGAAGAAAAGGACATTCTGAGTGAAGAAGAATGCCAAGTAATCGATTCGATCAGCCAACTCGGATCACAGTGGAGACTGCTTGTACTCTACGATCTCCAACACAGCGAGAAGCGATTTAACGAGCTCAAGCGCTCGACCGGAGCGTCGAGTCGGACGCTCTCACGCGTCTTGGACGACCTCCAAGAGTTAGGATACGTCAATCGCCGTCTCGAAGAAGATGCGCCCGTCGCAACGTACTATAGTCTCACTACAAAGGGTGAATCGCTCTGTCCCGTGTTCGACGAACTGGAGAACTGGACGAGGGAATGGGCAGGGGAGTCGGCCGCTGATGCAAACCCGACCGACTAA
- a CDS encoding ABC transporter ATP-binding protein, translating into MSVIELDGVVKRYTNGDEEIAALDDVDFTVNRGEMVAIVGPSGSGKSTLLNVIGLLDTPTEGTVTLDGQDVTDLGTDGLTEHRRESIGFVFQAYHLLPIFTAVENVQVPSMWDSSVDRKNRAKDLLHRVGLGDRLSHKPNQLSGGQKQRVAIARALVNEPHIILADEPTGNLDQDTGATILDELTRIKNEENVAIAAVTHDTQLTDYADRTVELVDGVRR; encoded by the coding sequence ATGAGCGTCATCGAACTCGACGGCGTGGTAAAACGCTACACCAACGGTGACGAGGAAATCGCCGCCTTAGATGACGTCGATTTTACCGTCAACCGCGGAGAGATGGTCGCAATCGTCGGTCCCTCGGGGTCCGGTAAGAGTACGCTGTTGAACGTCATCGGCCTGCTCGACACGCCGACCGAGGGGACCGTCACCCTCGACGGACAGGACGTGACGGACCTCGGAACCGACGGACTCACCGAACATCGCCGCGAGAGCATCGGGTTCGTCTTCCAAGCGTACCACCTCTTGCCCATCTTCACCGCGGTCGAGAACGTCCAAGTCCCCTCGATGTGGGATTCGAGCGTTGACCGGAAAAACCGGGCGAAAGACCTACTCCACCGCGTTGGTCTCGGTGACCGACTCTCTCACAAGCCGAACCAGCTCTCTGGCGGCCAAAAGCAGCGCGTCGCCATCGCTCGCGCCCTCGTCAACGAACCACATATCATCCTCGCGGACGAACCGACGGGGAATCTCGACCAAGATACCGGTGCGACGATTCTCGACGAGTTGACGCGGATCAAAAACGAGGAGAACGTCGCAATCGCGGCGGTCACACACGACACACAACTAACCGACTACGCCGACCGCACGGTCGAACTAGTCGATGGAGTGAGACGGTGA
- a CDS encoding nitrite/sulfite reductase has protein sequence MNTVERWKQEKHPLDVIEDVYEYAEGNLSFEEIEERAGDGEWERLKWAGMYAHGRQNDYFMLRTKVPGGFLTPEQAEVVGTVADEYATAPGEHGGEEQNEIWGDAFLDITTRQDVQMHWIEVTDMPAIWETYEDVGLTTIQGCGDSARNVLGCPAAGLDDHECFNAQPVIDAVSDFFTNNREYANLPRKFKMTITGCQEDCAQSQINDVGLVPARKNIDGEDIYGFHARVGGGLSDGPRMASNIDVFIRPEDAVEFCRAVAQTFKELGDRTNRGLCRMRYLVQQMGPQKFEAAVRDRCDVALHSRGQDLTRGYRGDHVGVHPQKQDGLFYVGFNVIAGRMGGDELTAAARAAKRYGTDDTSIRLATDQNFLITHIPEENLSALLNEPFARKYEHDPGPFARGVVGCTGSEFCNYGIIETKKRVYRWARTLDRQIDTPDDLDVVRMHMSGCSASCAQPQIADIGFRGETVAVDDPEGTTNEEGDNIVEGMDVGLGGSLGTDNEFLDWVEHAVPAQAVVPALQQLFDDFAEERDPGERFYEWTRRVSNDRLRRIMQRANANVSGGVAHDD, from the coding sequence GTGAACACAGTCGAACGATGGAAACAAGAAAAACACCCCCTCGACGTTATCGAGGACGTCTACGAGTACGCGGAAGGAAACCTATCCTTCGAGGAGATTGAAGAACGGGCAGGCGACGGCGAGTGGGAGCGCCTGAAGTGGGCTGGGATGTACGCTCACGGACGCCAGAACGACTACTTCATGCTCCGGACGAAAGTCCCCGGTGGGTTCCTCACCCCTGAACAGGCTGAGGTCGTCGGTACGGTCGCCGACGAATACGCCACCGCGCCCGGGGAGCATGGTGGTGAGGAACAAAACGAAATCTGGGGTGACGCATTTCTGGACATCACCACCCGCCAAGACGTCCAGATGCACTGGATAGAGGTCACGGACATGCCCGCAATCTGGGAAACGTACGAAGATGTCGGCCTGACCACGATTCAGGGCTGTGGGGATTCCGCGCGCAACGTCCTCGGTTGCCCGGCGGCCGGTCTCGACGACCACGAGTGCTTCAACGCCCAGCCGGTTATCGACGCCGTCTCGGACTTTTTCACGAATAACCGAGAGTACGCCAACCTCCCGCGGAAGTTCAAGATGACCATCACGGGCTGTCAGGAGGACTGCGCCCAGTCGCAAATCAACGACGTCGGTCTCGTCCCGGCTCGAAAGAATATCGACGGCGAGGATATCTACGGCTTCCACGCCCGCGTCGGTGGCGGCCTCTCAGACGGTCCGCGGATGGCCTCGAACATCGATGTATTCATTCGTCCCGAGGACGCCGTGGAGTTCTGTCGCGCGGTCGCTCAGACGTTCAAAGAACTGGGCGACCGCACCAACCGTGGACTCTGCCGGATGCGCTACCTCGTTCAGCAGATGGGACCGCAGAAGTTCGAGGCGGCCGTCCGCGACCGCTGTGACGTCGCTCTCCATTCTCGGGGGCAGGACCTCACCCGTGGCTACCGAGGCGACCACGTTGGTGTCCATCCCCAGAAACAGGACGGCCTGTTCTACGTCGGCTTCAACGTCATCGCCGGACGGATGGGCGGCGACGAACTCACGGCAGCGGCGCGGGCAGCCAAGAGATACGGGACCGACGATACCTCGATCCGGTTAGCGACCGACCAGAACTTTCTCATCACACATATCCCTGAGGAGAATCTCTCGGCACTGCTGAACGAGCCTTTCGCCCGGAAGTACGAGCACGACCCCGGTCCATTCGCCCGTGGCGTGGTCGGCTGTACCGGCTCGGAGTTCTGCAACTACGGAATCATCGAGACGAAAAAACGCGTCTACCGCTGGGCGCGGACGTTAGACCGCCAGATAGACACGCCGGACGACCTCGACGTGGTTCGGATGCACATGTCGGGCTGTTCGGCCTCCTGTGCACAGCCCCAAATCGCGGATATCGGCTTCCGCGGTGAGACCGTCGCGGTGGACGACCCTGAAGGGACCACGAACGAGGAGGGCGACAACATCGTCGAGGGCATGGACGTCGGCCTCGGCGGGAGCCTCGGCACCGACAACGAGTTCCTCGATTGGGTCGAGCACGCGGTCCCTGCACAGGCCGTCGTTCCGGCGTTGCAACAGCTCTTCGACGACTTCGCCGAAGAGCGCGACCCCGGCGAGCGGTTCTACGAATGGACCCGTCGCGTGAGCAACGACCGCCTTCGAAGAATCATGCAACGGGCGAACGCCAACGTCTCCGGAGGGGTCGCTCATGACGACTGA
- a CDS encoding VOC family protein, whose protein sequence is MTDNQSTSTDPPVTADLPESAFHVTGTDHISIIGSNIEDTITFYRDVLGMPLVLKQPNLDAPNITHLFFDTGDGRMLTFFVKEGRESNTGRLRTPIGGVHHIAFRYEPERLEEIRAGLEEHGHHYNEFDRGIFHSLYTTDHNGLVIELATDKFEIPDDRRGEVLALAQQKRLQAGASFAKAEHLEAALEELALPVERKSLPDVQSGAGGLD, encoded by the coding sequence ATGACTGATAACCAATCCACATCCACTGACCCACCCGTGACCGCCGACCTGCCGGAGAGTGCATTCCACGTGACCGGCACGGACCATATCTCAATCATCGGGAGCAATATCGAGGACACGATTACGTTCTATCGGGACGTCCTCGGAATGCCGCTCGTCCTCAAACAGCCCAACCTCGACGCACCGAATATTACCCACCTGTTCTTCGATACCGGTGACGGACGCATGCTCACGTTCTTCGTCAAGGAAGGCCGTGAGTCGAACACCGGTCGATTGCGAACACCAATTGGCGGTGTCCACCACATTGCCTTCCGGTACGAGCCCGAACGCCTCGAAGAGATTCGTGCTGGTCTCGAAGAACACGGCCACCACTACAACGAGTTCGACCGGGGAATCTTCCACTCGCTGTATACGACCGACCACAACGGGCTCGTCATCGAACTTGCAACGGACAAATTCGAGATTCCCGACGACCGACGCGGTGAGGTGCTTGCACTCGCCCAGCAGAAACGCCTCCAAGCCGGTGCATCGTTCGCCAAGGCAGAACACCTCGAAGCTGCACTCGAGGAACTCGCCCTTCCAGTCGAACGGAAATCGCTCCCCGATGTGCAGTCTGGTGCAGGTGGACTGGACTAA
- a CDS encoding DUF7847 domain-containing protein — protein MGALRSIQTAGSTVRRNPILFVVAAALSLFQLPGLIAQSISPLLGSFISLGFSGLLIFVMPFFIGGILGMANEAIDRRTSLQTFVHEGKANYVSLLVVYFGLFAINLVFGVVSVVGLAVGGAFVVGVGGGSQVSLLPLAVIGFVGLLILLAYLTVLFVTQFFGHAIVIDDVGAVNGLKRSVTVVKDNLVSVFGYTIIVTIGGAVVGVLGGLFSLLTTPTVASQSATPTSAAMTQLPNLGLAGIVGLTVLMVLISGLLGGFFAAYSTAFYRSIRPVER, from the coding sequence ATGGGTGCCCTCCGATCCATCCAAACAGCAGGTAGTACAGTTAGACGCAACCCGATTCTCTTCGTTGTTGCTGCCGCCCTCAGTCTCTTCCAACTCCCCGGCCTCATAGCACAATCTATTAGCCCCCTCCTTGGGAGTTTTATCTCGCTTGGATTCAGTGGCCTACTGATTTTCGTCATGCCGTTTTTCATCGGTGGTATCCTCGGAATGGCGAACGAAGCAATCGACCGTCGGACGTCTCTCCAGACGTTTGTGCACGAAGGGAAAGCCAACTACGTTTCGCTGTTGGTCGTCTACTTTGGACTGTTCGCGATCAACCTCGTGTTCGGAGTCGTCAGCGTCGTCGGCCTTGCCGTCGGCGGTGCGTTCGTGGTGGGAGTGGGTGGGGGGTCCCAAGTCAGCCTGCTTCCGCTCGCAGTTATCGGATTTGTTGGACTCTTGATTCTGCTTGCGTACCTGACGGTCTTGTTTGTCACACAGTTCTTCGGCCACGCAATCGTAATCGACGACGTCGGCGCGGTTAACGGACTCAAACGGAGTGTGACGGTTGTCAAGGACAACTTGGTATCTGTCTTCGGCTATACGATTATCGTCACTATTGGCGGTGCTGTTGTTGGTGTCCTCGGTGGCTTGTTCTCGCTCCTGACGACTCCAACAGTCGCCTCGCAGAGTGCTACTCCGACTTCAGCAGCGATGACTCAACTTCCGAACCTCGGTCTCGCAGGTATTGTTGGACTCACGGTTCTCATGGTCCTGATTAGTGGCCTTCTGGGTGGCTTCTTCGCAGCGTACTCGACTGCATTTTATCGGTCGATTCGACCAGTCGAGCGGTAA
- a CDS encoding COG1361 family protein, giving the protein MKRVRLLSLVVLCAVALNAGLAGVDVASADQTSVSISGVRTAPTSPSPGQDFTVTANISNMGSSGQAVKLTDVYVRGPGGTDEHGRVENIGAIAPGNTLSVPVSLSLQETGSHYLRVHAVVKTRNGGHRHFEYPVLVTVTDREPVLVSVQASESAAESETPVNVTVANGDAKPISSVEVRLSGNGSATDPKRITGSIEPGVDRSFRYNVTFDDPGAQTLSANVTYKTSGGAIKTVTDETTFDVVNESAGTGNRIDGKIRLVGVEASGSGIVTVQGDAANVGGSNVKSVLLRVKDTKSVSPMGASGEYFVGAVNDSKFDTFELIARTESNATEIPIRVRYLVDGEQKTETVRINLSSTQGPSRPAPQMDREPPERPSQVRDTSSSGGSLNLGGIVVPLLVVVGLVGGVYTLWKRR; this is encoded by the coding sequence ATGAAACGCGTTCGACTGTTGTCTCTCGTCGTTCTGTGCGCAGTCGCGCTGAATGCTGGTCTCGCCGGCGTTGATGTCGCGTCGGCAGACCAAACGAGCGTTTCAATCTCGGGTGTTCGGACCGCGCCGACGAGTCCGTCACCGGGACAGGATTTCACTGTGACGGCGAACATCTCGAATATGGGCAGTAGCGGGCAGGCCGTTAAACTGACTGACGTGTACGTTCGCGGCCCCGGCGGTACCGACGAGCACGGCCGCGTCGAGAATATCGGCGCTATCGCGCCGGGTAATACGCTCTCTGTTCCCGTCTCGCTTTCCCTCCAAGAGACGGGGAGCCACTATCTCCGGGTTCACGCCGTCGTCAAAACGCGCAACGGCGGCCACCGACACTTCGAGTACCCGGTGTTAGTGACGGTCACGGACCGAGAACCGGTGTTGGTCTCAGTTCAAGCGTCCGAGTCAGCCGCCGAGTCTGAGACCCCGGTCAACGTCACAGTCGCCAACGGCGACGCTAAGCCGATCTCGTCTGTCGAGGTGCGACTCTCGGGGAACGGGTCGGCGACGGACCCCAAGCGCATCACCGGTTCTATCGAACCGGGTGTGGACCGCTCGTTCCGATACAACGTGACGTTCGACGACCCCGGAGCGCAGACGCTCTCTGCGAACGTGACCTACAAGACGAGCGGTGGTGCCATCAAGACGGTTACTGACGAGACGACGTTCGATGTCGTCAACGAGTCGGCCGGCACCGGGAACCGAATCGACGGAAAAATCAGACTCGTGGGCGTCGAAGCGTCCGGTTCGGGTATCGTCACCGTCCAAGGTGACGCCGCGAACGTCGGTGGCTCGAACGTCAAGTCCGTCCTGCTACGAGTCAAGGACACGAAGTCCGTAAGCCCGATGGGTGCCTCTGGCGAGTACTTCGTCGGCGCAGTCAACGACAGTAAGTTCGACACGTTCGAACTAATCGCCCGAACGGAGAGCAACGCCACCGAGATTCCCATCCGCGTCAGATATCTCGTCGATGGCGAACAGAAGACCGAAACCGTACGGATCAACCTCAGTTCGACCCAGGGCCCCTCACGACCGGCTCCGCAGATGGACAGAGAGCCCCCGGAGCGCCCGTCTCAAGTTCGTGACACCTCGTCTTCCGGCGGCTCTCTCAATCTCGGCGGCATCGTCGTTCCCTTACTCGTCGTCGTTGGTCTCGTCGGCGGTGTCTACACTCTCTGGAAACGACGATGA
- a CDS encoding alpha/beta hydrolase — MGRNTDSTGSEANPHEEQPIETAGAPPQAAEAAVILLHGRGSTAQSILTLIDEFLHHGVMYLAPQAAHKTWYPRSGYAPIEDNEPWFSSGLARISTVLEKAAAADIPPERTLLLGFSQGGCLASEFVARNPRRYGGLVVLSGSLLGPDTRQDYDGFIDGTPVFLGCSSDDPYVAADRIHESARVFEQLGGDVRSRLYDDLGHAINDDEIQLINTFIERLV; from the coding sequence ATGGGGCGGAACACAGATTCGACTGGTTCGGAAGCGAACCCACATGAAGAACAGCCAATTGAGACAGCCGGTGCCCCGCCGCAGGCGGCTGAAGCAGCCGTCATTCTACTCCACGGTCGCGGGTCGACTGCGCAGAGCATCCTCACGCTCATCGATGAGTTTCTTCATCACGGCGTGATGTATCTCGCTCCGCAAGCGGCCCACAAGACGTGGTATCCCCGCTCAGGTTATGCCCCAATCGAAGACAACGAACCGTGGTTCTCGTCGGGTCTCGCCCGCATCTCGACTGTGCTCGAGAAAGCTGCTGCGGCCGACATTCCCCCCGAACGGACGCTCCTGCTCGGATTTTCGCAAGGTGGGTGTCTCGCGAGCGAGTTCGTCGCACGAAATCCCCGTCGCTACGGCGGACTCGTGGTGTTATCGGGCAGCCTGCTCGGTCCAGACACCAGACAGGACTACGATGGCTTCATCGACGGAACACCTGTTTTCCTCGGGTGTAGTTCCGATGATCCGTACGTCGCCGCTGACCGTATTCACGAATCTGCGCGCGTGTTCGAACAGCTCGGTGGGGACGTACGCAGTCGACTCTACGATGACCTGGGGCACGCAATCAACGACGACGAAATTCAGCTGATCAATACGTTCATCGAACGACTCGTCTAA
- a CDS encoding NUDIX domain-containing protein, which produces MSHPHEIAPEAPCVEQLLRLPKSRLELLQEWAIDGTGVAASARVRDSDGRIALVKTSWTDGWFLPGGAVEPNEIPAEAARREVREETGLDATIGSPLVVLDQRYLSENGDKEWFSALYVVYAAAAEGEIPDVSQLGVTDDEILAARWFDTLPEEFHDGELLRPYL; this is translated from the coding sequence ATGTCTCACCCCCACGAAATCGCTCCTGAGGCCCCGTGTGTCGAGCAACTATTGCGACTCCCGAAATCGAGACTTGAACTGCTTCAGGAGTGGGCGATTGACGGGACCGGGGTTGCAGCCTCGGCCCGAGTGCGAGACTCCGATGGGCGCATCGCACTCGTTAAGACTAGCTGGACAGACGGCTGGTTCTTACCCGGAGGTGCTGTCGAACCGAACGAAATCCCAGCCGAAGCCGCTCGACGAGAGGTTCGCGAAGAAACGGGACTGGACGCCACTATTGGGTCCCCACTCGTAGTTCTTGACCAGCGCTATCTCTCTGAGAATGGCGACAAAGAATGGTTCTCGGCATTATACGTGGTATATGCGGCAGCAGCTGAGGGTGAGATACCCGATGTTTCCCAGTTAGGAGTTACCGATGACGAAATCTTAGCGGCACGATGGTTCGATACCCTTCCGGAGGAGTTCCACGACGGAGAACTTCTCCGACCATACCTGTAA
- a CDS encoding Coenzyme F420 hydrogenase/dehydrogenase, beta subunit C-terminal domain: MTTEDTENERERPLPHVPETDTERRRNDDNREYDGVGSPPVSGHRSKSGPRYDSDVKPIKYRRRSGRTDDKETDEGCGRSDESCGCGRSDESCGCGRGCGCDTSAGKDVGTDGSTTETSSVSADGGTRPSNVDAAGNLTTLEFTTPSEGKSQDVSDGRPDRRVQVPEGVELDTPGYSIRQEMNDIDEPEDKTWFMELDAAVIDEGRCIQCGTCVASCPSDSIGIGDDGLPKLVKMCTGCSLCWDFCPRGGLRYERQWKITGGEDNVNGAGDPITEFSAKVEEAWRENAQDGGLVTSVLIHLLEAGEIDGALIATESEDEPWKAESFLATTPEELIENAGSFYNQTMALGNLNVDQWKEKLPAKDPESLSLALVGTPCEIEGIRALQDFEWDYASQEEGIRAIDYTIALMCTKNFNYERLIGEQLEAKRGIAPEEIGKMDVLNGDMMVYDRDGEMILQEDIEAFHGAALKGCDECADFTGYCADLTVGSVGSSDEYSSVIIRTEQGLKAWELTEPDLDYHDLEDRSAIGGLQSWDKKKAFKSLQRPFDPDAPRFIEYTEHASQYDVVLNPHESDH, translated from the coding sequence ATGACGACTGAGGACACCGAGAACGAGCGCGAGCGGCCGCTGCCCCACGTTCCGGAAACGGACACCGAGAGGCGAAGGAACGATGACAATCGAGAATACGACGGTGTTGGCTCTCCGCCTGTGAGCGGGCACCGCTCGAAGTCGGGACCCCGGTACGACTCAGACGTGAAGCCGATCAAATATCGGCGGCGGTCAGGGAGGACCGACGACAAAGAGACCGACGAAGGCTGTGGGCGCAGCGACGAGAGCTGTGGCTGTGGGCGCAGCGACGAGAGCTGTGGCTGTGGGCGCGGATGCGGATGTGACACCAGCGCTGGCAAAGATGTCGGCACTGACGGGAGTACGACGGAAACATCCTCGGTTTCCGCTGACGGCGGTACTCGCCCGAGCAACGTCGACGCTGCGGGGAATCTCACGACCCTCGAGTTCACGACGCCCAGCGAGGGGAAGAGTCAGGACGTTTCCGACGGCCGCCCGGATAGGCGCGTACAGGTTCCCGAAGGGGTCGAACTCGACACGCCAGGGTACTCTATCCGCCAGGAGATGAACGACATCGACGAGCCCGAAGACAAGACGTGGTTTATGGAACTCGACGCGGCCGTCATCGACGAAGGGCGGTGCATTCAGTGTGGAACCTGTGTCGCGTCCTGCCCGTCGGACTCCATTGGAATCGGTGACGACGGTCTCCCCAAACTAGTGAAGATGTGTACGGGCTGTTCGCTCTGCTGGGATTTCTGTCCGCGCGGCGGACTCCGGTACGAGCGCCAGTGGAAGATAACTGGTGGCGAGGACAACGTGAACGGTGCCGGCGATCCGATCACCGAGTTCTCCGCGAAGGTCGAAGAAGCGTGGCGCGAGAACGCGCAAGACGGCGGACTCGTCACGAGCGTTCTCATCCATCTCCTCGAGGCGGGCGAGATCGACGGGGCGCTCATCGCCACCGAGAGCGAGGACGAACCCTGGAAGGCCGAGAGCTTCCTCGCGACGACGCCCGAGGAACTCATCGAGAACGCGGGGAGCTTCTATAACCAGACGATGGCGCTCGGGAACCTGAACGTCGACCAATGGAAGGAGAAACTCCCAGCGAAAGACCCCGAATCCCTCTCGCTCGCACTCGTCGGGACGCCCTGCGAAATCGAGGGCATCCGCGCTCTGCAGGACTTCGAGTGGGACTACGCAAGCCAGGAGGAGGGTATCAGGGCAATCGATTACACGATTGCGCTGATGTGTACGAAGAACTTCAACTACGAGCGCCTCATCGGCGAGCAACTCGAAGCGAAGCGCGGAATTGCTCCCGAGGAGATCGGCAAAATGGACGTCCTCAACGGAGACATGATGGTCTATGACCGCGACGGCGAGATGATTCTCCAAGAGGACATCGAAGCGTTCCACGGCGCGGCGTTGAAAGGCTGTGACGAGTGTGCGGACTTCACCGGCTACTGTGCCGACCTGACAGTTGGCTCGGTCGGTTCCAGCGACGAGTACTCGAGCGTCATCATTCGCACTGAACAGGGACTGAAAGCCTGGGAGTTGACCGAACCCGACCTGGACTACCACGACCTGGAAGACCGCTCGGCCATCGGCGGTCTGCAGTCCTGGGACAAAAAGAAGGCCTTCAAGTCGCTACAGCGTCCCTTCGACCCGGACGCTCCACGATTCATCGAGTACACCGAGCACGCCAGCCAGTATGATGTGGTGTTGAACCCTCACGAATCAGACCATTAA
- a CDS encoding ParA family protein, whose translation MPYENGLITAATYVEKGGVGKTTTAAHVAVAAHTDHNLDTLLIDLAGTQNDLATQFGLDDEIQDLDAPISAVFGSDWDFIRSNIPDVVDRMVFETDEGPDLIPADPGLGGADNNLANIDVEERYEFLRTFIEEDLGDRYDFVLMDLPGKEDNISLNGLFAAENVVAPLKPGAFEENQLRKLETTLSEINEDLAVNLHLALVFATMVDGRISLHDNFVEDLAAEHPELVGEPIPATAGIGNSQDAGHTLFSFDEDERLNSASRALASYRENTTRLLDNITPR comes from the coding sequence ATGCCATACGAAAACGGGCTCATTACGGCGGCGACATACGTCGAAAAAGGCGGTGTGGGAAAGACAACGACAGCGGCCCACGTCGCAGTCGCTGCGCACACCGACCACAACCTCGATACGCTCCTGATCGACCTTGCGGGAACGCAAAACGACCTCGCAACACAGTTCGGACTCGATGACGAAATTCAGGACCTCGACGCTCCCATTTCTGCAGTGTTTGGATCTGACTGGGATTTCATCCGCAGCAACATTCCTGATGTCGTCGACCGGATGGTATTCGAGACCGACGAGGGTCCGGATCTCATTCCTGCCGACCCCGGACTCGGCGGAGCAGACAACAATCTCGCGAATATCGACGTCGAAGAACGCTACGAGTTCCTTCGAACGTTCATCGAGGAGGATCTCGGTGACCGCTATGACTTCGTGTTGATGGACCTTCCCGGGAAGGAAGACAACATCTCACTCAACGGCCTGTTTGCCGCCGAAAACGTCGTTGCCCCACTGAAGCCCGGTGCCTTCGAAGAAAACCAACTTCGAAAGCTCGAAACGACACTTAGCGAGATCAACGAGGACCTCGCGGTTAACCTTCACCTCGCACTCGTCTTCGCGACGATGGTCGACGGCCGTATCTCGCTCCACGATAATTTTGTCGAGGACCTCGCCGCAGAGCATCCTGAACTCGTCGGCGAACCAATCCCGGCAACCGCTGGCATCGGAAATAGCCAGGACGCAGGCCACACCCTATTTAGCTTCGACGAAGACGAGCGCCTCAATAGTGCCAGCCGAGCACTTGCTTCGTACCGCGAAAACACGACTCGCCTCCTTGATAACATCACCCCCCGATAA
- a CDS encoding VOC family protein — MLTDTPGIHHITGIVRDAQTNVNFYTDVLGLRLIKQTVNFNEKFTRHLFYGDETGSPGTGLTFFPYPAENDGRIGKPQISTAALVIPPNSVSYWRDRLVEHDVAVTGPTERFDETVLRVSDPDGTKLELVTGDSSVTPWADGPVPTQHAIRGIFGVTLLSTNIFVTASVLETLGFELLEQAGDRVRYRAPGDRATVIDLLDRDVEFGREGAGSIHHVAVRVPEKEQLYEWHDLFREREYDVSRVKDRHFFHSLYVREPGGILFELATEQPGLTADADLDTLGQSLFLPPWLEEDREMIEGQLQPLELPSAPETN; from the coding sequence ATGCTCACAGACACGCCCGGCATCCACCACATCACAGGTATTGTTCGCGACGCTCAGACGAACGTCAACTTCTACACAGACGTGCTTGGTCTGCGTCTCATCAAGCAAACGGTGAACTTCAACGAGAAGTTTACGCGTCACCTCTTCTACGGTGACGAAACCGGCTCCCCCGGCACTGGATTGACGTTCTTTCCGTACCCCGCGGAGAACGACGGCAGGATCGGAAAACCGCAGATTAGTACCGCCGCACTGGTGATCCCACCGAACTCGGTGTCCTACTGGCGAGACCGCCTCGTCGAACACGACGTCGCCGTCACGGGACCGACCGAACGATTCGACGAGACGGTACTTCGGGTTTCCGACCCGGACGGCACGAAACTCGAACTCGTCACCGGCGACTCGTCTGTGACTCCGTGGGCAGACGGACCGGTTCCAACTCAGCATGCAATTCGCGGCATCTTCGGTGTGACACTGCTCTCGACGAACATCTTCGTCACCGCGAGCGTGCTGGAGACGTTGGGCTTCGAACTCCTCGAACAGGCGGGCGACCGGGTTCGGTATCGGGCACCGGGTGACCGTGCGACCGTCATCGACCTCCTCGACCGGGACGTCGAGTTCGGTCGTGAGGGCGCAGGATCGATTCACCACGTCGCTGTGCGCGTCCCGGAGAAAGAACAGCTCTACGAGTGGCACGACCTCTTTCGGGAGCGCGAGTACGACGTGTCGCGGGTGAAAGACCGACACTTCTTCCACTCGCTGTACGTCCGCGAGCCCGGTGGTATCTTGTTCGAACTCGCAACGGAACAGCCGGGACTCACAGCTGACGCCGACCTCGACACGCTCGGACAGTCGCTGTTTCTCCCCCCGTGGCTCGAGGAAGACCGCGAGATGATCGAGGGTCAACTGCAGCCACTCGAACTCCCTTCTGCGCCGGAGACGAACTAA
- a CDS encoding DoxX family protein, producing the protein MVLSGLEGIALLLARILFGGVLAFTGLNHFMQTEQMAGYAQHKGLPAPTLSVLGSGALLVLGGLSIITGVLPVVGALVLAGFLVVSALTMHDFWAVPEDQQQTEMTQFLKNIALAGGALAISVLGSTPWALSLGIRLF; encoded by the coding sequence ATGGTCCTCTCCGGACTCGAAGGGATTGCCCTGCTACTCGCGCGTATCCTCTTCGGCGGTGTGCTCGCCTTTACGGGGCTGAATCACTTCATGCAGACCGAACAGATGGCTGGATACGCCCAGCACAAGGGGCTGCCTGCACCGACGCTCTCAGTGCTCGGTTCAGGTGCGCTGCTCGTTCTCGGCGGGCTAAGCATCATCACCGGTGTTCTTCCCGTCGTGGGTGCACTGGTACTCGCGGGATTCCTCGTCGTGTCTGCCCTCACGATGCACGACTTCTGGGCCGTCCCCGAGGACCAACAACAAACCGAGATGACGCAGTTCCTGAAGAACATCGCGTTAGCAGGTGGTGCCCTCGCGATTTCCGTACTCGGCTCCACTCCGTGGGCGCTCAGTCTCGGTATCCGTCTGTTCTAG